TCCAAAGATCCACCTGGACACCAGTGGAAACATGGTCTCCCAAAACACCATCATTGTGGTGGCAGGCAATAAACTCCGTCTGGATGTGGAGATCACAGGAGAGCCAGCACCTACCTGTGTTTGGTCTAAAGGAGATCAAGTAAGGATGTGACGAGAAAAATATGAACACTTATTTGTTAATCCATGATATTGGAAGGTGAACATCTTTGTGCTGTATggcctgttttttgttgtgcGCTCACtatctcctctccctctttgtctcttccACCGGGCTTCATTTAAATGCTACCTCACCAGCAAACAAAACTGCTGTTCTGTTTAGATTTGACCCAACCAATGTGAATGTATGTGCCCACAGGCAGTCAGGGGCACAGGGGTGCAAACACAGGGACTGGAAATGTCTGTGCCCTAGGGGGACAGCTACATGCTTGTTTTGCCACAATGTCACATATGGGCTTTAGACCACTGGTAGGCCAAAGTGCAGCCAAAGTCTCTCTCTGGCTAACTCAACTGGCCCATAAATGCCCTTCTCATCAGCCCCATCATCTCTGTGATTTGCCCCAAATTCTCTCTGGTTACCCTGTGTGCCGCTGTGGGTTAACTTTAGGGGGAACCCTGCTTCTGAACTTGCACATTGTAGAGGAGCCCCTTTGTAATTTTCACACCTCCACTTTAGAGAGCCTTTGCACATACCTGACTAAAGAAAGCTGTGTTTTAAAGCTGAATTTTAGGGTCAAGTTTAACTCCACccacattttatgaaaataaatgtcgGTCTTAATCAACCTTGACTCATTTAGTTAGGTGTGCTTGACTCAGATGATTGCATCTTCAGCACTACTTTAAAATACCACTGCAAGTTACCCCACACTTAAAAGCACTTAAATGCTGAAATTAGTTTGCTGTTTGTTAGCCAATTACAGACACTGAAGGGCGCATAAGGGTGGAGGCCAGGAAAGATCTGAGCTGCTTCGTCATAGAGGGGGCAGAGAGGGAGGATGAGGGCAACTACACCATCTGTGTTACCAACCCTGCCGGAGAGGACAAGGCTATGCTGTTTGTGAAGATTGTGGGTATGTGAAGATCTTATCATAATGTCAACAGGCAATCCCGTGCTGTGATTTGGTGTGACGTGGTTTATAAGTCACCAGTTGTTAAATAGTTCACATGTATTTAATGTGGCGGTTGAGACGgttcaacacaaaaacaaaagccacaGACATAGCATTCACTTTAAACATCTGTTTACTGTAActataacccccccccacacacacacacacacacacgtactaTCCAAACCAACTGTACCGAGGAAATTTGCCACTGGGAGCTGATCAATAACCAGATAGATACGGTTAGCAAGTTACAAACACATGACAgtgggatatacagtatatttgtgtgATTTAACAGCTTCACTTAACTAGACTTCACTAAACTACACTTTAAACGTAGCACTCGGGCATTAAAAGATGCTGGGCGCCATTTAGATAACGTTTTAGCTGTTGCTTTGTAGTCTAAGGGAAGAGTATGGACATgcatatgaaaataaaaaagatgttgGACCTCATTGCTTCTTTGATACAATCATTTAGCGTCAATAATCATAATTAGTTATGTAACACTTACTTAACACACAAGAAATTTCCTCCTGTCAACAACACACTCACTTCCGTCGGCgcttatgtatttgtgttgtaacttttgcgtttgtgttgtagcttttgcgtttgtgttgtagattttgtgtttgtgttgaaccGTCTTGGCCACCGTAATTTTAAGCTTTTCTGATGTACATTAAAACTAACTGTTATCGTGTTTTAGATGTGCCTGACCCCCCTGAGAATGTCAGATGCACATCCGTGGGAGAGGACTGCGGCACCATTGTTTGGGATGTCCCCAAGTTTGATGGCGGTGCTCCACTCAAAGGTGAAGAATGAACATTGCCTTCACTTGTTCATATTTAATGGGCTTTGCATATGGGATTTTGATAACATTTCTTGGGTTTCTGGGTGTATTCAATTATTATTCTGCCTGTGTTTCATGGTTTCTTGGTTTCTCCTTCACCAGGTTATCTcatggagaggaagaagaaaggcTCCTCCAGATGGACAAAACTCAACTTTGATGTTTATGAATCGACCACATATGAGGCTAAGAGGATGATTGAAGGTGTTATGTATGAGATGAGGGTGTTTGCTATCAACAGCATTGGCATGTCTCCGCCAAGTATCACCTCCAAACCCTTCATGCCAATTGGTACGTATCACAGCCATTTTCACTCCATCTTTCTTGGCTTCCTCCATTTGTGCGCCTACCCATCTTCAGTCAACCCCGTGATTCTCCtgagtctctctttctgtcacccTCAGCCCCAACTAGTGAGCCAATACGTCTGTCAGTGCATGATGTTACAGACAGCACATGCACCCTGAAGTGGCTTGCCCCCGAGAAGATTGGAGCTGGGGGCCTGGATGGCTATGTTATTGAATACTGCAAGGAAGGAGGTGATGAGaccaaacattttgtttacaatgaTTCATACACATATGGAGAATTTAACAAAATTCTCTAATTAAATTGCAACTTAAAGGCATTTTTTGGTTAGTTTTAAATGGAACAGGTCATAGACCCAAAGAGAGAATGAATATATGTGATAGAAGAAGACCATGAAAAGTAATCAGATTTCAATCCCACTCACTGTGATCTACTGCATGTAATTCTCTTTACATCCAGACACTGAGTGGGTGGTGGCAAACCAGGAACTTTGTGAGAGGCAGGGATTTGTGGTGCGTGGCCTTCCAGTGGGGGAGAAGATCAACTTTAGGGTGGTGGCAGTGAACATCGCTGGACGCAGTCCTCCAGCTGTGCTTGGACAACCCGTCACCATCCGTGAGATCATGGGTGAGTTAGAGAGTACttgtaaacatattttatgGATTATATCTCATATTCAGTTATGGCATTTTAGTGCTTCTTATGGTTTATATAGACAGACACATATTTCTATTTGTATAGtacaatactgtatattttaataacAAGTCTTTTCCTGCTTTAGAGCATCCTAAGATCCGCCTCCCTCGCGAGCTGAGAACAAAGTACATCAGGAAAGTAGGAGAAAAGATCAACCTGACCATCCCCTTCCAGGTTAGAAACAAACCTCTGCTAAGGTTTTAGATTGGTTCCATATATTGCATGAAAGCTCTGTACTAAAATATGTGATATCGAAAATAATACCAGTGGGAAACTGGTAATAAACCAtaacaaataaatgcataatGTCTATGAGGGGAGTCTGTTTACAGGGAGTACTACTGCACATGTGAAATTCTTTCATATGTGTGGCTCCAAAGGGAGctgcattaaataaaaaggcaatatCTGAGTTTCTGCTGCATGGATTTTTTCTTCACAGTCCATCAGTCAGTGTTGTAGAAGTGCAATGCAAAATTGGTGGTATACTCTTTTAAGAATAAAATCCACATTTACCATATGCACACAAGTTAGATTTTGTTTAACACTATTATTCATCGTAGGAGTGCCCTTTTCACCCTGCTAACTTTAACGAGAAACACTCTGAAAGGTCTAAAGAAAATGAGATTCTACTTTTCTTGTTTATAATCAGTACCTTATAACATATACTGTGTCTAGGTTTCTGTTTAGGATGTTGTCTGTCAAGTATTGTATGTTTACAGCTCACACAGTATAACTAACCATGCACCACATTAAAATCAAaagacttttttatgttgtgcCATCAATCATTTTGGATTAGTAAATGTCATATCTGTAataaaaagactaaaagcaaatatttttttatactaaAAAAAAGGCCAATTTCTGTGTCTTATAGGGTAAGCCTCGCCCTGTTGCAACCTGGTACAAGGATGGTCAACCCATTGACCCCCAAATGGTCAGTGTCCGTAACTCAAACGTGGACACCATCCTTTTTATCCGGAgtgcagagagagagcactCTGGAACATATGAGCTGGTGCTAAAGATCGAGAACATGGAGGACAGAGCAACCGTCGTCATCAGGATTGTTGGTAAGGTTGTCAGCTCTCTGCAACTGGGGACATCCATTTCTACTTGTGCTAAAATGTTGTTACTTTATCCATCAGTGTCAGCAATTCCGTGACAACTATTCGTTTCTTTGAAGAAAACCACTTCTGAAATTCAACACAACTGAAATGCTCTGACATTTAATCCATTCAGATAAACCTGGCCCACCTCTGAACGTGAAGGTGACAGAGGTCTGGGGCTTCAATGCAGCACTGGAGTGGGCCCCCCCCAAGGACGATGGCAACTGTGACATCACTGGATACACCATCCAGAAGGCAGACTTCAAGACCAAGGTGAGaaaggaggtggaggggggtAGCATTTCAAACCTACAGTAGATCATCCCTACAGTCTGCTGCATGTACAGTAGGGCCTGCAGCTCAACAATAATGCTGCGAATACAGTGTCAGACACTTTTACTATATGCCCACTTGAATTTaacattatcacattttttctctctacagGAATGGTTCACTGTTTATGAACACAACAGACGGACAAACTGCACGGCTTCAGATCTGATCATGGGCAATGAATACATGTTCCGTGTCTTCAGTGAAAACATCTGCGGCCTGAGCGAGGAGGCGCGTGTAAGCAAGAACACGGCTGTCATCGCCAAGAAAGGTGTGTGTAGTCCAGCAGGTGTTTGTTTGTAGTGGATACGGCATTTTATACAATCGTCCTCACCCTCCCACCTTTCTCCATAGGCCTGGAGATCAAAACAAACCCCTACAAGGAGAAAGATATGTCCTGTGTGCCCAAGTTTACTCAGCCCCTGATTGACAGATGTGCAGTGGCCGGTTACAGTACCGCCATCAGCTGTGCCGTTAGAGGCTTCCCCAAGGTAAACCTGCATTTTAAAATAGGCCGCGAAGTGTGACTCACAGGAGGCGTCTGACACTGCCGGTTCTcataagctaaaaaaaaaaaaaggtctgaacTTTGCTGTAAGAGAGACATGTACGCAGATCTACCAGCAGCAGcctttcaatttcaaacaacATTGCGCGAAAAGACAAATTTTCTGTAATCTAACATTGAAATGTTGCATCTGATgattaaataactttattttttccatatctCAGCCTAAGATCGTTTGGATGAAGAACAGGATGATCATCGGTCAGGATCCCAAGTTCTTGATGCAGAACAACCAGGGAGTGCTGACCCTTAATATTCGCAAGCCAGGAACCTTTGACTCTGGAAAATACTCCTGCATGGCTGTCAATGATCTGGGCCAAGACGAAGTGGAGTGCAAGCTGGACATCCGAGGTAAGAACAGAGGGGATGAGAGGGGCTGCAGGGCTGGAGGCAGATGGGAGGGGAGGGATGAAGGAGGGGGAGCGTTGGTAATTTGAGTGCAGGAGGACTTTATTTTGTGGTTTGGAATACAGAAGATTACGAGGTTAGTTTTACTTATGTGACGCACACTCAAATCTAAAAGCTGACTGTGTTTTTACGATGACAGCTGCaatagaattgaattgtttGAATGTGGATGTGAAACAAAATACTTGCCATTCAATTAGGGCTTATGTCAACAAAATCTAACTCTCATCATCTGTCCTGTTATCCCACAGTTGCCGCAGACCCGGAGAAGAAGTGAGAAACCGAACAGCAAAGAATGTGAAATCATATGAACCAAACTGTGAATGTCAGTATTTAGAATACACTGTCACAgagtgaataaaataaaatgtagctATGCCTGCTATACATAAcgatttatttcaaatgtatgttCTATTAAAGTTAGTTAACATACtttacatttgtagtttttagtCACACTAACAGCATTTGTAGAAGTGAAGCTCACAAGCCTCTCCACACACATAATCAggatattaaaatacattacacGTATTATTAGAGAAGCACCTTTCTGTATATTTGGCACATCTGTGACAGTTGTCCACACTACACCTCCCTGGAATAGTGTGCTCTCCTCCTGTGGATTGCCACTCCTATGCTGAACAACAGTGCCACTGCCAGGACACCCACAGCCACTGCAAGAGCTGTTATGACACCTGTGGGAGGCAGAAATCCTGTTTAGGGTACCTAGAATGTGGAACATTTGGAAGATTTCCAAAAGTcttgatatttttaaatcagacaGTCTGTGCTGAAAATCCCCACATTGGTCCCTAAAGTGAATAAAGGAATAATCATATTGCAGCGAAGTGTGAGAAGCCGCTTAGGCCAAAATTGAATACTTGACTTGGGTGCACATATATACTGATACTATGCACTTGCACAATCATGGATACTCATGTGcttatacacatatacatacagtacatacgtACACATGTATGCATCCATACCCTGAGAATGTGTATAAGTATGAGGCTATATGAGTGTGAGCATTTATGCATGTGCGTACTTAGTAGgtgtatgtgcgtgcatgcgtgtttgtgtgcttagTAAGTACGTTTGTTACATATGTTCCCATACCATTCCAAACCTGGGACTTCCATACCTGGGTGAAAGTCACAGGTTTGTGTGAACCGACCTCCTACATCATGAacattcatactgtacatacgaagcacacacatgcagtacatacTCTCACTTATATACCCTCATACTCATATCCATTCTCATTTATGCATGCTTGTATATATATAAGAATGTGTTTCTATACACATGGGGGTATGGATATACAGTTTGTGCAAGTGTTTTATACCGGTATACATGTATTTACAAGTGAAGTATGCAGGCAAAGCATTAACAATGTCAAAATATGTATGGAAACATAAGTCATTGCAAAcaggagaattaaaaaaaacaacttctttaCCTGTGCTTGACAATCTTGTGTTAAACCCGCACTCGGCCTCTGACTGTTCTGCCACCACGTCCCGCACCAGCTCAGTGACCATGGGCAAAGGGCAGGGGTTCAGCCCGTTGCATCCGGGCACAGGGTTGGGGTAGGGGTCGTGTTTGGAGTCATTGCGGTAATACAGCTCCAGAGAATAGGAACTGTGAAATTACAGTATCATCTCATTACCACAATGTGATGACATACATGTGCTATGTAAACAGGGTTGTATCATGTGCTAATTTGTCCATTGCAGACCCAGATGGCTTCGAGATTTCTATCGAATTGAAAAGGAAACTGTAGTTGAATGGTTCGGTGCGGCTAAACAGTGGGATGCAATTGCTCAAAATCTGATGGTCTTTTGCCATCTGACCTAGATAGTGTAATTAAGTATGCAAAGAGCAGGCAGGATGTCATTACCCATCATTCTCCTGGTAGAACTCAAAGAGTTGACAGGCAGCGTAAGGAGGGAGAAGGCCGTTGTACACGTCCAGAGCTGCCTGCAGGGTGATGAGGGTAGAGTCGTGCTGGAATGAGAAACATCAAGGAGGTGAGTATGTGAAACAGCAGTTTGCGTGataaattataaatgtgtgtatgtgcccaAACGGTGAACTTACGGCTGAGTACATAATGAATTTCAGAGTGCTCCCTTGCTCTACGGCCCTGGAGAAATTCCTCAGGATGGCATTGAGCAGCACCCCTGGTAAATAAACACATCAGTGTCAACAttgcaaatcattttttttcccacaaaccAATTGTTTTGACCTTACTGAGCACCCTATCTTAGCGCTGTAATCATCTTTGTCCCATTAGCTCATATGTGCTAATATGCTTTGAAAGGCTGGCCCAGCACTTTACACTGTCTGAAGCATAACCAATGCCTCAGCCTGCAGTCACAACATCacatacaataacttttttaacaaaataaaaaattattctCACAAGAGTGTTTTGATTTAATTGCCTCTAATGTGACTCCTCACCTCCCGAGAGCCtggccttttcttttctcttgtgaCTGAGGATGCTGTACATGACCTCAAATGATGCAATTCTCTTTAGGGTGTCCAGAACATCTTGGGTGGCCCAGCGAGGGAGAGTCAAGTTATGGATCCTCTGCACaagaaataaatcacattacaCAACACATGAATTGCagtaaaaagtgtttaaataGGTCAAACTCGTCTCCATTATCCCAGCTATTTTTAGCACCAGTCTGAAGATAACAGAAGCTAATTTTGCAAGTGTGAATGAAAGTATTCAACCTGGCCTAATATCCACCCATCTCCTAGTGCTTTAAttatcatttaaatatgttgtcaCATTCATGTCTCACTGTATGGATACAAATTATTTGCCCCACGCTCCAGGcccctctccatctctgtgcAGATGTGTTGAAGAAAACTGATTCTTTTTGTTTGACTCTCATTGCTCTGCAGCTGGTATCAGTTGTTAAAGCATTTGTAAACGGCAGATGTGTGAAAAAGAAAGTCTACCTGACAAGTAAGAGTGTCGTAAACCCTCcatatttttttcccaaccAGTTTGGAGACAGGGTAGCCAGTGTGGTTAGAAAGTCCCTCCACAAAGTACTGCAATGTAAAGAAAAGAGTTAGAAAATTAGATCCAACCAGTGGCGTAAGAcatattcagatcctttactcaCTTACTTACCAGTAGCAAAAGTAATCTATTACAAGTGAAAGCTACTGCATTTAAAATCACATGTAGTATTTTACTGTTGAATATGACCAAAGGTGGAGTTAGTTTTAACAACTTTTACACAGTTTGGTAGAGCAAGTAAGTGTAAAGTACCATGAAAGGATAATACTTAAGTTAAGTATAACACACCCACTGGGGTACTTTGCAGTGGTCCTACAGATTCTAGATTTGACACACCAGAATCAGCAAGAATGTACCACAGCGTGGCCTATGTAGGCAAACCTTGGCTCCTACTGTACAGTGTTGAGACCGTTTGGCATTCACATATAAGTCTAGGAGAATGGAAAAGTAATCAGACAACATTTGCTTTGCAAGAGATTCTAGCAGAATATAGGGCTGAACTGACTCTCTGCTGTTTAGAGggcaaagcaacaacaacaaaaaagaaaaaagggaagcCACACTTTTTGTATATTTAGATATTGACATATACCTCACATGTGTACctgcacacagagaaacacagaagaaatGAGAGCCAGCAGTGTTTGATGTGAGTAGACCACAGACTCAAGGCACACTCAGATACACCttcctaccccccccccccactcacacacacacacacacacacacacacacacacacacacacacacacactcccaatcAGTGCCAATTAGTTAAAAAGTGAATGACACCCTCTTTCATAAGTATCTCAAAACTGCACTTAAGTACACTACTTTTTACGCTCCATCACAACATTCAAATCATCATTCTCAAATGTTTGCagaaaatgcaaatttaaaTGCTCTTTATGTAGGTATTAAAcattttggggttgtttttgcAGATGCACTAATAAGATAACTAAACAAACATTGGTCGGTTAATGGTACAGATTTGCATTCTTTATTGATTCTGTGATTGTTGTTTACTTCAGCCTTTGGTCAAACAAGACAGTGAGAAATGGCACCATCTTGCCTCCAGCAGAGGGTGTAAAAATTCAACGCAGGAGGCCCTGTCCCGATCTGAAACACCACCTTAGTAGGCAGCACATGGGACTCAGtttaattaaaacctttttattgtaATTCTTAATCTAATTCAATCCAACCGTTAATTAGCTTCACTGAGAATGTGAGAGAATTTGCACTGTGTTGCTTTTTCGAGGCACTGTAGTCACCGTGCCTGAGAAAATCACTGACAGGACATGATGTCTACAGCATAACTAACACGTCCACTGGAGGTGCTGATAACGGTGGCACCAGCAACTgcgaaatatactgtatatttcactGTTTTGCACAAATGTGCATTTCACAGTGTTTACAAATCAAGGCTCGgataagaagaaaagaagtagCTGAGGTGAGAAAAAACTGGATTATTATTCACAGGAGTTCTGATTATATAATtatactgataaaaaaaaaaacagagttacAAACAAGTTTTTAGTGTTTAACAGGCACATGACTCACGGAAAAGTGGTGTTTAACACAAACTGAGCTGTGAGTAGAACGTTCACGTCATTAGGCAGACACAGAGGATGAGTGTATTTAGATGactctcttcttctgtggtttgTCTTACCTGGTGAGCCCTTAGGAATGTCTGGTACTGCTCGCTTTCGAAGGTCTCCGTCATCAGTGCTCTGAACCTTGGACAGTCTTTGCCTGGAGACTTCAGCAGCTTGAGAAATCGAAAACAACCGCACATCAGTGGAAAGAATGCACATTAACTGCAGGTACTGCAAGTCTTCTGGGCACAATTATATGTTCATTTCACACTTTAAAACAGAAGGGAATTTCAGCACAGCAGGTTCACAGCTGAGGTGAACACAGACAGCAACACAGAGCAAGAAACACATTAACTTGTACAAGTTTCTGTTCGGCTGTGTGTGGCTGCCGTGTGAAAGGAAATATTGATGTGGCTCAGCAGCCCACCTTGTCCTGGGCCCTGGGGATGGTGTGCACTGGAACGGGCCGCCACAGTAACTGGGGCATGATGGGAGGCAGGCGTCTGGTTGGGGGGAACATCCCAGCTAGGCAGGCCTGGGCACTCATCAGAGTGCGGTCGTAGTCAGTGCTCCTCACATATAGCTGTTGGAAACAAGGTGGGAACATGGTGTTAAAGTGCATCTGTATTTGTACTCTGGCACGAATTCCTACTGTATTCTTCCAAATTAAACAATCAGGCTTACTATTTTATAGAAGTTGAAAATGCACTTGGAAACTAAAAAAGAATCACATTTGGAAAGTAGATGGTTTCTAAAATAAAGATGCAAAAATGAATGCACTCAGCAACGCAGCAGTGTATCATGAGTGTGCTGTGTTTCTCCCAAGTCAACTGAGGTATTCCCTTAACAAGAAGAGGAGGGGAGTGAGAAGAGATCCAAATggatgagagagggaggggggcaaGATCCGTCTTACTGTGATCTTTTTTGACATCAGCCTTCGCTCGTCTATATCTCTCCATCACCCCGTGTCAGGTCTTTGCACACAGTAAATCACGCTGACATGGTTGGATGTTCCTGTGATGCCGAGAATgctgcccccctcccccttttttttgtcaaattaaaacagaCATGGCAGGGTGGCTGAAAGGTACAGAACAAGTTGACAGAGACTTGGGCGACAAAATGCCAATGACAGGTCCTAAGAAGAGCTGTTATTTTTGTAGTaattgtgtgttatttatgCGAGGGAGAAGAGGACTaaatggatggagagagagagggtggtaATAGAGAgctaggtaaaaaaaaaaaaaggaaacagcgAGTGTAAAGAAAACAGACAGCAAAAGAAAGCGGAAATCAGATCATCGTGACAGTTTGCTGAGCATGCAGCCCAACATATATTTTGCCAACTGCACTGTACAAGAAGCGCAGAGACAAAATTACCCCTCATGTTACAGCAAATTGCAAGGCAACGGCAGTTATACCACCATCATGATTCATGCTCATTAACGTAGTGTATGATGTTACAGCTAATACAGACTGTGGCTGGCACACGAATGGGCCGAGGGCATGCATGGCAACGGCATTGGGTGACACTGAAGCGGGGGACGtcagaaaaaactgaaatttacacacatacattggTGTCAGCACATTTATGTCTGTATCCATGCAAACACCTACCTCTTTGTTGTTGTAGTCCTCACTGAGAAAGTTGCCATAACGCCTCCTTAGAAAGCCACCCAGCTCAAACTGTTGTTTCATGCCCAGCTGAAAGGAAAATTGCCATCACTGTTAATCTTTGTCGAAGATGATCTTTTGCGGTATATTTGGCAGATTTGAGGTCCAACTCAACTCATTTACATAAATTAACACAAACTACAGGGCCTCCTAGAGCCATAAATGATTTATTCACTGTAAACCGGCTAATTGCCAGAGACCAGAAcaatgtcacagtaggaaaggAATATACTGTAATGAAAAGTCTATAACAAGCTTTTCTTCCATCTCAAGAGGGATTTTATGTTGCACACAACATAAGTGAACTATATTTTTACTCCATATCTGAAGCTACTGCACCTGTACAGAGCTACAAAACGAGTTTAGACTTTTTGTACCAAGTCGGTAGGTTTTACTTTAGCCTCCGGTACTTTGGCCCTGAGGTACAAAACACAACGTCaaattagaaaaatacaaaacgcaagaaaatattattttaattaggtttttaatttttttttttgtgttttctataatgttgttgtgttttgcacCTCAGGGCCAGTGTACTTCAGCCCCCCATGACCCTGTGGGTATACGAAAATGGACAGGTTGATGGATTTTATACAATGTATAAAGATAAAAGctctttgtttagttttttttacaaacttgcTTCtcaaaatgatgatgataacatgcaagcacacacacacacacacacacatacctataCACACAGAATATGATAAGTAAATATGGTTTACTTCTAGCCCACTAGTATTCAGGTAACCTCCCACATGTCCTTCTCTACtgtatttccatgtttttactttattgtatGCCTTGCTGTACAACCAATTACCCTCCGGGGACAATAATAAAGTGGAAAGTAGAAACAGTACCCAGTACCCAGTACCCAGTACCTCAGTGAGCTGTCCGAATCCCTGAGCCCACACTTCCTCTCCATGTGGATCCTTGGGATACGATTCAATGGGCGATCGATCGCCATGTCGGAACACcttaaaagtcataataaattaTGTCACATGGAATTAGACGCCATACTGCTGTGCCAGCCGTTACACTGTGTACTTACCTTAAAAATAATCCAACCTGAGACAGAGGTCAGA
This sequence is a window from Etheostoma cragini isolate CJK2018 chromosome 21, CSU_Ecrag_1.0, whole genome shotgun sequence. Protein-coding genes within it:
- the mybpc2b gene encoding myosin binding protein Cb isoform X17, with protein sequence MPEPVPAEKQDGQAEAQPETDDAPPTDGGTNPAEEQGSSELTGLFVEKPPENVVAVAGADVTLIARVDSSTLTRKPTMKWLKGKWMDLGSKAGKHMQFKETYDRNTKIYTYEMKIIKVVAGDAGGYRCEVTAKDKCDSSTFEISVEAAQQEQQQADILSAFKREGAGEDDGDLDFSALLKATKKKKKVKEEPEIDVWELLKSAHPSEYEKIAFEYGITDLRGMLKRLKKMKVVEPKHSEAFLKRLESCYSVEKGKKIVLRCEVVDPDTQVKWLKNGQEIKPSAKYIIESSGNVRTLTINRVSLADDAAYECVVGEDKCFTEVFVKEPPVTITKLMDDYHVVVGERVEFEVEVSEEGANVMWFFEDIELHKDKDTKYRFKKDGRKHTLIIQEATLDDIGMYHCWTNGGHTKGELEVEEKQLEVLQDIADLTVRATDQAMFKCEVSDDKVTGKWFKDGVEVLPSERIKMTHIGRFHRLIIDEVKPEDAGDYTFVPDGYALSLSAKLNFLEIKIDYVPRQDPPKIHLDTSGNMVSQNTIIVVAGNKLRLDVEITGEPAPTCVWSKGDQPITDTEGRIRVEARKDLSCFVIEGAEREDEGNYTICVTNPAGEDKAMLFVKIVDVPDPPENVRCTSVGEDCGTIVWDVPKFDGGAPLKGYLMERKKKGSSRWTKLNFDVYESTTYEAKRMIEGVMYEMRVFAINSIGMSPPSITSKPFMPIAPTSEPIRLSVHDVTDSTCTLKWLAPEKIGAGGLDGYVIEYCKEGDTEWVVANQELCERQGFVVRGLPVGEKINFRVVAVNIAGRSPPAVLGQPVTIREIMEHPKIRLPRELRTKYIRKVGEKINLTIPFQGKPRPVATWYKDGQPIDPQMVSVRNSNVDTILFIRSAEREHSGTYELVLKIENMEDRATVVIRIVDKPGPPLNVKVTEVWGFNAALEWAPPKDDGNCDITGYTIQKADFKTKEWFTVYEHNRRTNCTASDLIMGNEYMFRVFSENICGLSEEARVSKNTAVIAKKGLEIKTNPYKEKDMSCVPKFTQPLIDRCAVAGYSTAISCAVRGFPKPKIVWMKNRMIIGQDPKFLMQNNQGVLTLNIRKPGTFDSGKYSCMAVNDLGQDEVECKLDIRVAADPEKK
- the mybpc2b gene encoding myosin binding protein Cb isoform X23, which encodes MPEPVPAEKQDGQDAPPTDGDSEADGDEQGSSELTGLFVEKPPENVVAVAGADVTLIARVDSSTLTRKPTMKWLKGKWMDLGSKAGKHMQFKETYDRNTKIYTYEMKIIKVVAGDAGGYRCEVTAKDKCDSSTFEISVEAAQQEQQQADILSAFKREGAGEDDGDLDFSALLKATKKKKKVKEEPEIDVWELLKSAHPSEYEKIAFEYGITDLRGMLKRLKKMKVVEPKHSEAFLKRLESCYSVEKGKKIVLRCEVVDPDTQVKWLKNGQEIKPSAKYIIESSGNVRTLTINRVSLADDAAYECVVGEDKCFTEVFVKEPPVTITKLMDDYHVVVGERVEFEVEVSEEGANVMWFFEDIELHKDKDTKYRFKKDGRKHTLIIQEATLDDIGMYHCWTNGGHTKGELEVEEKQLEVLQDIADLTVRATDQAMFKCEVSDDKVTGKWFKDGVEVLPSERIKMTHIGRFHRLIIDEVKPEDAGDYTFVPDGYALSLSAKLNFLEIKIDYVPRQDPPKIHLDTSGNMVSQNTIIVVAGNKLRLDVEITGEPAPTCVWSKGDQPITDTEGRIRVEARKDLSCFVIEGAEREDEGNYTICVTNPAGEDKAMLFVKIVDVPDPPENVRCTSVGEDCGTIVWDVPKFDGGAPLKGYLMERKKKGSSRWTKLNFDVYESTTYEAKRMIEGVMYEMRVFAINSIGMSPPSITSKPFMPIAPTSEPIRLSVHDVTDSTCTLKWLAPEKIGAGGLDGYVIEYCKEGDTEWVVANQELCERQGFVVRGLPVGEKINFRVVAVNIAGRSPPAVLGQPVTIREIMEHPKIRLPRELRTKYIRKVGEKINLTIPFQGKPRPVATWYKDGQPIDPQMVSVRNSNVDTILFIRSAEREHSGTYELVLKIENMEDRATVVIRIVDKPGPPLNVKVTEVWGFNAALEWAPPKDDGNCDITGYTIQKADFKTKEWFTVYEHNRRTNCTASDLIMGNEYMFRVFSENICGLSEEARVSKNTAVIAKKGLEIKTNPYKEKDMSCVPKFTQPLIDRCAVAGYSTAISCAVRGFPKPKIVWMKNRMIIGQDPKFLMQNNQGVLTLNIRKPGTFDSGKYSCMAVNDLGQDEVECKLDIRVAADPEKK